The Caldicellulosiruptoraceae bacterium PP1 genome includes the window TGGTGGTGTTAAATACTATTATCATTGTCGAGGTAATGATAAAGACATTGCATATAGATGGAAATCACCATCTTGTGATGAGATAATAGTTTATAAAGAACCATTCTGGTATAACCAATTTATAAAACCTGAAATGGCACTTTTTGTATCTGAGTTTTATAAGTTATATGGATTAAAACATATGCTAAAGGTTTATGGTGTAGGAGATCATGGTGGGGGCCCCACACGTAGGGATATAGAAACAATTTTAAAACTAAATAATTACCCAATATATCCTACTATTAAGTTTGGTACATATAAAGAATTTTTTGCTAAATTAGAAGAAAACAAAGAGAAACTACCTATTGTCGAAGGAGAGCTAAATTTTGTATTTGATGGATGTTTCACAACACAATCAAGAATTAAAATGGCAAATAAGATCTCTGAAGCATTTATTGAAGAAACTGAAAAGTTAGCTTTACTTTCTAATATTTTATCTAATACCAACTATCCTTCAGATAAAATTGAAAAATCATGGCACAATATTTTATTCTCTCATTTCCATGACATTATACCAGGTTCAGGAGTTATTGAAACAAGAGAATATGCAATGGGACTTTTTCAAGAAACTATGGCAACATTATTATCACAAAAAAAGATTGCACTCGAGAATATTGCCTTAAATATTAATACACAAAGTATACTTGATGATGATGACCAAGGTTATACAATATCAGAAGGAGCAGGAGTAGCTTTTGATTCAAACAATTATAAGATATCTCAAGATTCAAGAGGTAAAGGTAAAAGAAGAGTATTTCATCTTTTTAATCCATCTATATATCAAAGGAAGGACATTGTTGAAATTACTCTATGGGATTGGGATGGTGATATAGATAGACTAATTGTTACTGATGCTGAAGGGAATATTGTACAGTATCAATTTGTTGATAAAATTCCAAAGGATTATTGGGGTCATAAGTATATTAAAATTTTACTTGAAGCAGAGATCCCATCTTTAGGTTATTCAACATACATCATAGATGAAAAATCAACAAAAGATTTAGATATATATTTTCCTATGGATCCAAGAGTGCAAAAACCACATGAATTTATTCTTGAAAATGAAAGAATCAAAGCAGTTTTTGATACATCTTCGGCAAAATTAATTTCATTATATGATAAGGATAACAATATTGAACTTATTGATTCAAAAAGAGGAGGAGCTTTTTTTAGACTTATTTATGAAGATATTAATAGTGGTGCTAATGCATGGGTGGTTGGAAGATATCTTGATATTTTCGATATTCATAAGAATGTTAAAGTAAGAAAAGCTCTTTCTGGGCCTTTAAGAAATAGTATTGTTTTTGATTTTGAATTTGGTAATTCATCTAACATTTCAGTACAAGTTATATTAGATAAGAATAGCAAGATGTTAAAGTTTGTTTCTGAAGTGGATTTTAAAGAAATTGCCGATTTAAAGAAGGGT containing:
- a CDS encoding alpha-mannosidase, whose amino-acid sequence is MKGLEMLTYLRKFKNQNYWIERIISEIEFSYKLCEIDNNFTEIVEKAIKLLFEEFNKRKYVDEEIGNKIEEILKPISKFAKEFTIICVGHAHIDMNWMWGYHETVSVTLDTFRTVLNLMNEYKDFTFSQSQASVYKIVEEYHPKMLEEIKNRVKEGRWEIIASTWVETDKNMPNGESLARHILYTKKYISELFDIKKDDLLIDFEPDTFGHSKFVPSILNAGGVKYYYHCRGNDKDIAYRWKSPSCDEIIVYKEPFWYNQFIKPEMALFVSEFYKLYGLKHMLKVYGVGDHGGGPTRRDIETILKLNNYPIYPTIKFGTYKEFFAKLEENKEKLPIVEGELNFVFDGCFTTQSRIKMANKISEAFIEETEKLALLSNILSNTNYPSDKIEKSWHNILFSHFHDIIPGSGVIETREYAMGLFQETMATLLSQKKIALENIALNINTQSILDDDDQGYTISEGAGVAFDSNNYKISQDSRGKGKRRVFHLFNPSIYQRKDIVEITLWDWDGDIDRLIVTDAEGNIVQYQFVDKIPKDYWGHKYIKILLEAEIPSLGYSTYIIDEKSTKDLDIYFPMDPRVQKPHEFILENERIKAVFDTSSAKLISLYDKDNNIELIDSKRGGAFFRLIYEDINSGANAWVVGRYLDIFDIHKNVKVRKALSGPLRNSIVFDFEFGNSSNISVQVILDKNSKMLKFVSEVDFKEIADLKKGIIPQLSFYVPLSFESKKYLYDIPFGVIERTEYDLDVPGLTFACAKSDKNIVALFSKSKYAYRSINNSISLTLIRSSHEPDPYPEFGKHKIEFALFTDNIIESNRKILNISYDYNHDINVINNSKHEGKLPLKDKLLDFESNSTVISAIKKAEFGERKLVIRLYEADGKQDFVKMTFNRIKPIEAYSTDINEEKINSDDIEIKQNSISLKMKEYGLKTIIVKY